The window GACAGTCTCCGAGCGCAGCGACGTGGTCCCGGAGATGACCCTCGAAACGTTGGAATCGATCGTCACCACGGACTACCAGTGGGCGCTCGACATCAACTTCGACGCCCCCGGCGCCGAGCGGTACTTCTGGTACCGGTCGATCGACAGCGAGGAGCCGCGGCTCGGGATCAGGGGCGAACACGAGTACGAGGAGTACGGCTTCCCCATCGACGTCGCCCGGCAGGTCCAGGCGCTCCACGTCGACCTCGGGGCCTGGGACGGCACCGGAACGGTGGCGGCGTTCCTGTTCGAGCACCCCGAACACCGGAGCATCGTCGAGCGGATCCAGACCGTCCGCGACCTCCGGTACGCGGAGATCCGTGCGAACCCGCTCGACGCCGATTTCGTCCCGCTATCGTTCATCTCGTGTCTCAAGGCTATCTGGGGGATCCAGAAGGCCCACCCCAAATCGCAGGGCTGGGTCCGGGGGACGTTCTATCAGGGGGCGCCGCTGCCGGAGGACCTCCGGAACGGCGCCGACAACTACTGGCTGTACCCCTCGAAGCCGCAGCGGACCGAAGCCCGGAGGGAGCAGTGATCCGGCTCGCCGTCCGCGAGGTGCTTGAACTGGCCGAGCGGTGCTTCGTCGCCGCGGGGTTCGACGAGGGACCGGCCCGGGCGGCCGCGGAGTCGGTCTGGTGGACCGAGTTGTACCGCGGGTCGGGGTTGACGACGCTGCACGCTCTCCTCTCGGACCTCCCCGAGTGGGATCCCAACGCACTGACGATCGCCGACCGGAGCGCGTTCGTGTCGGTGATCGACGGATCGACCCAGCCGAGCCTGGTCGCGAGTACGCCCGCGGTCGACCTGGCGTGTGCCGGGGCGAGTCGACACGGCGTCGGGGTCGTCCACGTCGGGACGGATCCGGAAGACGAGACCGCCCCGACACTGGGCCACGCCGCCTACGCGGCTGCCGAACGCGGGCTGCTGTCGGTCGTGCTGGCCACCGGCGGTGACGGACGGCCGCGGACGATCCTCGGCCGACCTGACGATCCTCACCCGGTTCTGGCGGAACGCGAACTCGACTCCCCCTCGGCCGGCCACGCCGAACTGTCCGCTGTGATCGGCCGCGGCGCCTACGACCGCCGGGACAACCCGTTGACGCAGGCGTTCTTCACCGGAGCCCCCGAAACGGAGTACGGCACTGCGGGCGAACGGCTTCTCAACCGGCTGTTGCAGCAGTCGACGGCGCCGTCGGGGGGCGAAGCCGACGTCGATCAGGGGTTCACGTTGCTCTGTCTCGACCCCGACCACTCCCGTCACTCCGGCGACCTGCGCCGTGTCGTAGACCGGTTCGTCGACGAACGCACGGCGGCCCTCACCCGGACGTTCCGGCCGGCGGAGATCAGCGACCGGGCGGGAGCGGCCCTCAACGAGGGCGTCGCAATCGAGGAGGCTGTCTGGCGCGACATCTTCGATCGGAGCAGCGAGGTCCTCGCCCCCGAGTTCGAGGGATCGTACCGCGGTGCGGGCTTCAACATCAACGAGTAGAACGGGGACGCCTCCGGGAGTGTCGTCCGGACTACCGAAATTTTTACCACGCGGTGTGCGGTACGCTTCTCCAACGTCGGCGCAGCCGCCGGTCCGCCGTGAGTCCCGGATCGGCCGGGGAGGATGCGGCCCCGTATGTCGATGGCTCGTCCGCTCACGTCCCGTCCCGACTGCCGAGCGTCCCGGCGTCGGGGGTCGATGCGGCGGGCACGCGGACCGGACGCGCGACCGACAGGACACACGAATGACAGACACACAGTTTCAGTACATCGACGGCGAGTGGCGCGACGGCGACAGCGACGACGAACTGGTCATCCGCGATCCGGCCGACCCGGACGATCCCATCGTCTCGTTTTCCGGCGCCAGCCGGTCGCAGGCGGCGGCCGCAATCGGAGCCGCCGACGCCGCAAGCGAGACCTGGGGGGCGACGACGCCCGACGAGCGCGACGCGGTGATGTACGCGGTCGCAGATCGGATCGACGACCACCACGAGGAACTGGCGGAGACGCTCACCCGCGAGGAGGGCAAACCGATCTCCTCCAGCCGCGCGGAGGTCGGGCGGGCGGCGGAGCTGTTCCGCTTTTTCGCGAGTTTCGCACGGACGGCGGCGGGCGACACCCTGCCCTCCACCGACCCCGAGACGGTCACCTACACCGTTCGGGAGCCGCTGGGGACTGTCGCCTTGGTCACCCCGTGGAACTTCCCGATCGCGACCCCGACCTGGAAGCTCGCGGCGGCAATCGCCACGGGCAACACCGTCGTGTTCAAACCGTCCTCGGAGACGCCGATGATCGCGCGGGCGTTAGTCGAACACCTGGAGGCCGCGGGGCTCCCCGAGGGCGTCGTGAACCTCGTCGTCGGGTCGGGATCGACGATCGGCGACGGGATCCTCACCGACGGCCGGATCGACGCCGTCTCCTTCACCGGCTCCACCGACGTCGGGCGCCACATCGCGGGCACAGTCGCCGAGCGCGGGATCCCGATCCAGACGGAGATGGGCGGCAAGAACCCGCAGGTGGTGCTGCCGGACGCGGACGTCGAGACGGCCGCCGACGCGGCCGCCGCCGGCGCGTTCGGGCTGACGGGCCAGGCGTGTACGGCGACGAGCCGGCTCATCGTCCACGAGGACGTCGCCGACGAGGTGACCGCGGCCGTGGTCGAACGCGCCGAGGACATCGAGACCGGGCCGGGAATGTCGGACCCGGATATGGGACCGGCGGTCTCCGCGGGCCAAGACGAGACCAACTTCCGGTACATCGACGTCGCGGAGTCCGAGGGCGCGACGCTCCTGACCGGTGGCGGCCGACCCGCCGGTACCGACTCCGGGTACTTCGTGGAGCCGACGGTGTTCGCCGACGTAGAATCGGAAATGCGGATCGCTCAGGAGGAGGTCTTCGGACCGGTGCTGTCGATCCTGACGGTGTCGGACTTCGAGGAGGCGCTCGACGTCGCCAACGACGTGGAGTACGGGCTGTCCGCCAGCCTCTTTACGGGCGATATGGCGTCGGCACGGCGGTTCACCGAGGGGATCGAGGCCGGCGTGGTCAAGATCAACGGCACCACCACCGGATCGCAGATCCAGATGCCGTTCGGCGGGATGAAGGCGTCCTCTTCGGAGACCCAGAAGGAACTCGGCCACCGCGCCTACGAGTTTTACACCCACGAGAAGGCGATCTACCGGACCGACCCGTGACGCCGCAACGGCACGGCGTTCCCCCGTCGACCCACCACCAACAGCCCCATATGACCTCCCAGAACGTATGAGTCAGCGTCTCGGAGGGGCCGGAACCGAACTGTACTCGAAGCGTGACGTCGAGCGACACCTGCAACTGCCGGCGGCCCTCGACGTCGTCGAGACGACCTACGTCGAAGGAGCGCGCGGGCGGGTTCTCAACCCCGCGAAGTCGACGATGCACCTCGGCGACGACGGCGAGTGGCCGGGGAGGGACGCCTTCTCGATCGGAATGCCGGCGTACGTCGACTGGCTCGACGTCGCCGGGATGAAGTGGGCGGTCGCGACCTGGGACACGGACACCGAGCCGCCGATCAGCTCGCAGATCCTGCTTTTCGACCTCCAGCGGGGGGAGTTCACCGCGATCCTGGAAGGGATGCACATCACGGGCGTCCGAACCGCACTCCAGTCCGTGGTCGGACTGCGACACCTGCTCGCGGAGCCGCCGGAATCGATCGGCGTCTTCGGCGCCGGGTTCCAGGCACGGTTCCAACTCCGGGTGATCGACCACCTGGTCGACGTCGGACGCTTCCGACTGTACGACGTCTCCGAAGGGCGTGCGGCCGACCTCGCGGCCGACCTCGGACCGGGAATGGCCGCCGACGTCGTCACCGCGGACAGCCCACAGGCGGCCGCCGACGCCGACGTCGTGGTGACGGTCACCGACTCGAAGACGCCGGTGGTCGAGGAGTCGTGGCTGGGGTCGGGCGGACTGGTGATCGCGCTCGGCTCCTACCGGGAACTCACCGACGGGACCGTGCTCGGCGCCGACCGGATCGTCGTCGACCACACCGAGCAGTGTCTCCAGCGCGGCGCGCTGTCGGATCTGGCGAACCGAGGGGAGGTGACGGCGGCGGAGTTGGATTCGACCATCGGGGCGGTCCTGAACGGCGACAACGACTCCCACGCCGGTCCGGACGAGCGCGTGGTCTTCGTGCCCATCGGGCTCGGCTCCCTTGACGTCGCGCTCGCGGAACACCTCCGAACGAACGGGATGGGCGGGGGCGCCGTCCGGACGTTCGACTTCGGGTGATCGCGGGTCCGTCGCTCGCGCATTATTTCGACCGTCGCCGCCGTTGATTCAACCCCGTCCCGCGGGGACGGATCCGGTACACACTCAAAGGAGACCGTCGATCCTCCCGTGTGGACACGTACGACACGATCGTCCTCGGTGTCGGGGGGATGGGTAGCGCCGCGGCGTCCCACCTCGCGGCGCGGGGCCAGGACGTCCTCGGCATCGAGCGATACGACATCCCGCACTCGCAGGGCTCGTCGCACGGCATCACCCGGATCATCAGGGTTCCGCTGTTCGAGGACTCCGGGTACGTCCCGCTGGTGCAGCGGTCGCTGGACCTGTGGACCGACTTGGAGGAGTCCTACGGCCGACAGCTGCTCTACCGGACCGGCACCATCGACTTCGGGCCGCCCGACAGCGACGTCGTCAGCGGGTCGAAGCGGTCGTGTGCGGTCCACGACCTCGACCACGAGATCCTGACCGGCGCGGAGCTGAGTGCGCGGCCGGGCGGTCACGACGTCCCCGACGACTACGAGGCGGTCTACCAGCCCGACGGCGGCTTCCTCCACTCGGATCAGTGCATCGTGGCGCACGTCCAGGCGGCACACGAACAGGGCGCGACGATCAGGGCCAGGGAAGCGGTCACCGATTGGAGCGCCGACGAGTCGGGCGTGCGGGTCGCCACCGACCGCGGGGAGTACGCTGCCGAGACGCTGGTGATGACCGCGGGCGCGTGGACGGGGCGGCTCTGTCCGGCAGTCGCGGAGTATCTCACGCCCGAACGAAACGTGCTGGGGTGGTTCCAGCCGACCGACCCCGCGCAGTTCGACCGCGAGAACTTCCCGGTGTTCGTCGCCGACGTACCGGAGGGCAACTTCTACGGCTTCCCCACCTTCGAGGTGCCCGGGTTCAAGTTCGGGAAGCATCACCACCACGGGGAGACGGGGAGCCCCGAGGACCTCGACCGCGCGCCGACGCGCGAGGACGAGGCGACCCTCCGGTCGTTCGCCGAGCGGTACATGCCCGCCGGGACCGGGCCGACGATGCGGCTGTCGACGTGTATGTACACGAACACGCCGGACCGGGATTTCATCCTCGACGTCCACCCCGACCATCCGAACGTGGTGCTGGGGGCGGGCTTCTCGGGTCACGGGTTCAAGTTCGCGGCTGCGGTAGGCGAGGTCCTGGCCGACCTGGCGATCGACGGACGGACCGACCACCCCACCGAGATGTTCGAGGTGTCACGGTTCGAGTGACTGTCCGGCGGGAATCCGGAGCTGCCGCAGCCGATTCGTCCCGAAAACACGGCCGTATGCAAAACAAATATATACTTTTATATCCTCGAACGGAACGATGACCGAGCAACAGCCAGTAGAGCTTCGATTCTGTTCACAGGAGGAGGGAATCGAGGCCGGGCTCGCGGACATGGACCGGTGCGTCGAGACGATCGACTACGTGTTCGGGCTGTACAACGACGGCCGCGTCCTGATGGGCAATCCGGGGCACGATATGCACGGCCACGTGACGTCGTTCCCCGGAAACCTCTCGAACGCGGAGGGGCTCGAGTCCGGCCCGGACCGGCGGTTCAGCGCGATGCCGGCGTACGTCGGCGGCGACATCCACGAGATGGGGATCAAGTGGTACGGGTCCAACATCACGAACCCCGCAGAACGGGGGCTCCCGCGGTCGATCCACACGATCACGCTGAACGACCCGCTGAGCGGCAAACCCGAGTTCCTGATCGACGGGCAGGTCGCAAGCGCGATGCGGACGGGCGCCGTCGCGGGCGTCGGCGCCGCGCGGATCCAGGGCGACCGCGCGACGACCGCAACCGTGATCGGCCCGGGCGTGGTCGGGCAGACGTCGGCGCTGGCGCTCGATTCCGCGCTCGACTCCCTGGAGACGCTCCGGATCTTCCACCCCGAGTTGTGGAAGGCCGAGGCGTTCGAGGCCGAGATGGCCGGCGACCTCGACGCCGAGATCGATCCGATCAGCTCCCCTGCGGAGGCCGTGACCGGCGCTGACGTGACCGTCGTGGCCGCGACCGGGAGCCCGCCGCCGAAGATCGAGGGCTCGTGGCTGCAAGACGACTGTCTTGTGGTCCCGCTGGGCGATCTGCGGACCGACCTCTCGTCGTTCGACGAGGACCTGGTATTCTGTGACGTCCGGCGGAACACGCTGGAGTTCGCGGCGCACATGGACTGGCAGGTGATGAACGCGCTCGCCGCCGCCGTCGACGACGGAATCGGCCTCGACCTCGAGGAGTCGGACCTGCGGGCGCTCCACGAGGTCGTGGGCGGCGAGGACACCGCCTCGACCGCGGGCCGGTCGATCCTCTACTCGCCGGGGCTCCCGATGGAGGACGTCGCGTGGACGACCCGCGTCTACGAGAACGCGGTCGAACAGGACCTGGGACAGACGCTGACGATGTTCGAAGAACCGTACTTCAGCAAACCGTACTGACTCGGGGACACGCCAGGGGCGTTAGAGTCTCTGAATTAGTATTGCTAATTCTTTATTTCTCGTTATTAGTATCTGAACCGACTTCGAAATCTCATCGTCATTCCGGTCGATATCGTCCAAAAGTTGATTCACGGACAGTTTCACTGAAAAATACCTGTTTGAATTATATAATGGCAGAAATACAATTATGCTCGACAAACTGCTATCGGTCACGGCCCGATGTGGTCATTCGACCCTTCGCCGCCCGCGCGATCACTCGGGCGTCAGTAAGCGCTGTTCGACCAACTGCGCCACCCCGGTCAGGTGCGCCTGGCCGAAGACCGCAACCAGCAGGGCGCCCAGGGAGTTGAACATCATGTCCTTGACCGTGTCGTCGAGGCCGTGCTGGGCAAGCGGCATCGTGAGCCCCGTGACTTCCGCCGCGATGTCGAGGCCGAACTCGAACAGTTCCCAGACCACGCCAAAGGAGAGCACGATCACGAAGATGTACACGAAGACGAACCGCCGGGGGATGTGGATCTCGTCGCTGTGGAGGTCGACCGCGCGGGCGGTCGTGTACCCCGCGGCCGCGATCAGCGACGCCGACACCGCGTGGGTGATGTTGTCCCAAAAGAAGATTCGGGTGTAGAGCCCCGCCGACCCGAGCGTATGCAGGAACACCGCGGTGGTGATCCATAACCCGAGCCACGGGTCCAGCGGGAGGTCGTAGTTCCGTTCCAGAAGCGCCGGCACGAACGTGATCAAAAGCGTGACGCCGCCGTTGATGATCGCCTTCGGCTCGCCGGCCACGACGCCGTACACCACAAGCGCCGAGAGGAGCAGTTGCATCACGCGGGTGAGCCGACGTTGCGTTCGCGTCGAGGGGCGGGGCAGCAGCCGCTTCATCTGCGCACCACCCGGCGGATCGCCCGCCAGAGCCACTGGTCGCGCCACCTGAAGTACCCGTCGAAGAGCAGTCCGGCGACGATCCCGGCAAGCGTCACGTACAGCCACTCCATCATCAACGTCTCGTTGTCGACGAGGTAGTTCGTCCCGAGCAGGTTGTCGGCGTTCCACCGGAACACCGTCCACGCGCCGACCGCAGCCAACGTCGTCAGGACGACTAAGACGACGGCGAACCAGTGTGTCACCCGCAGCGCGGTGAACGTGTGGAGTTCGACCACGACGAGCAGCGCCAGCCCGGCCAGCGCGACGTAGGTGGCGAACGTCCCGAGCGTTCCGCCGAACAGCCCCCGGACCAGGATCGGGAACAGCGACACCACGAGCAGCTCCCACGGCAACATCACGCGCCACTCCCGGAAGGCGACCGGCGGTAACAGGACGACGACGGCGACGAACGAGGTGAAAAGCAGCCACGCGAGGTCCACGTCGACCGCGCTGTCGACGAGGACACCCGCCAGGACCGCGACGAGAGCCCACGCGATGACGGCGTTCGTCCGCCCGTTCCGGAAGAGACGGTCGAACACGTCCCGGATCCCGGCGGTCTCGGTTGGGTCCTCGGATTCCGGCGGTTCACCGTCCATTTGGCTGGAACCAGGCGGGAGCCGGACATAAACCCGGCGCCCACGAGCGACCGACCGTCGGGTCACACCTCCCACGGCCCACCAGCCCGCGTCGCGCCCCTCCGGAACCAACGATTTACGTCGGTGGCTCCGATTAGCGATGGTATGAATCGGGCGAAGGGTCGTACGCTCCGGATCGGGGCGGTGGGGGGCGGTCGCGTCGGGGACGCCCTCCCCGACCGGACGGACGACCCACCGACCGGACTCGTCGTGGAGGCGCTCCCGCCGACCGCCGACCCGGGGACGTTCGACACCGACCGCTTCGATTGCGTCCTCGTCGACGGGACCGCGGACGGGGTGGACGCGGCGGAGACCGCCGTCCGGTACGAACGGGAGACGCCACTGCCGGCGGTCGCGCTCGTCGACGACTGGGCATCCGACCGCGTCGCCGACGCGCTGTCGACGGGAGTCGACGCGGCCCTCCCGCGTGAGCTCCTCGAAACGGACCCGGAAGCGGTGGCCGACCGGGTCGCATCGGCGGCTGACGCCGACGCCCCGGACCCGGTGGCCGACCGCGAGCGCCGGTCGGTGCTGTTCGAGAACAACCCCGACCCGGTGATCCGGATCCGCTTCGAGAACGACGAGCCGATCGTGCGGAGCGTCAACCCGGCCTTCGAGTCCGTGTTCGGGTTCTCACCGGAGGAGATCATCGGTGAGAGCCTCGTCGACGTGCTCGTCCCGCCGGCCGACCGGCCGGACCACGACCGGATCCGCAGCCGTGTCCAGCGCGGGGAGCCGCTGGAGATGGAGGCCACCCGGTTGACCGCGACGGGGCCACGCGAGTTCCTGTTCAGGGTGATCCACTTCGCCGCCCCCGACGCCGAGTCGGACACGGAGGCGTACGTCTGGTATACGGACGTTACGGAACGGAAACGACGCGAACGGCTCGTGCGCCGGGTCTACGACTCCACCGAGCGGATCCAGAACGCCGACTCCGAGCGGGCGGTGTGTGCGGCGACCGCGGAGGCGGCCCGGTCGGTGCTCGATCTCGACGCACCGGCCTGCTGGATCGCCTCGGAGGAGGGCCGACTGACGCCGGTCGCCGGGGCGACGTCCCGGTGGAGCGTGGGGGACGGCCCGGCGGACGGCGGACCCGAAGCCGCCCTCGACTCCGGGGAGGTCACGACCGTCGGCCCCGAGGAAACGGGTCCGGATGGCGCCGACGGCGGGGTGTTCGTCCCGCTCGGCGACCACGGGGTCCTCGGCGCCACCGCGGGCGCCGACGGCGTCGACGACGTGACGCTGGACGCCGTCCGGATCCTGACGCGACACGCCGCCACTGCGCTGGATCGGGTGGAAAACCGCCGTGAGATCCGCGAGAGCGAGCGACGGTTCCGGCTCATCGCCGAACGGATCGAGGAGGTGATCTTCCTCTCGGAACCGGACTTCTCGGAGGTGTTCTACGTCAACGACGCCTACGAGGAGATCTGGGGCGAACCCGTCGAGCGGCTCTACGAGGAGCCCCGAAGCTTCGTCGATCGGATCGACGAGCGGGATCGGGAGACGTTCGAGTCGGAGTTCGCCGCGATGCTCGACGACATCGAGGCCGGCGAGGCCGACGACCGGTACGTCTTCGAGTACCGCGTCCGCCCCGACCCCGATGAGGTCCGGTGGGTTCGCGCGACGGGCTACCCGGTCGAGGTCGGCGATGAGACCCGGTTCGTCGGTGTCGTCGAGGACATCACCGAACGTCGCGAACTCGAGGCGACCTACCGCGGGATCTTCGAGAACGTCTCGGACGGACTCGTCGTCCACCACCCCGAAACCGGGGAGATCCGCGACGTCAACGAGCAGTTCTGCGAGATGAACGGCTACGACCGCCAGCAGCTGATCGGCGAGACCGTCGACGTCGTCACCGGCCCGGACCACGGGTACGAACAGGCCAGGGACCGTATCCGGGCGGCCCGCGAGGAGGGGCCACAGCTCTTCGAGTGGCGGAACCGGACCGCGGACGGCGAGACCTTCCCCGTGGAGGTCCACCTGAGCGTCGTCGAGATCCGCGGCGAGGAGCGCGTACTCGGGAGCGTCCGGGACATCACCGAGCGACGGAGCACCGAACGACGCCTCAGCGAGGTGTTGGACCGGATCGACGACGCGGTCTACATCACGCCGGCGGCGAACCTCGCGACCGCCGAAAGCGGGCCGGACTACCTGAGCGGGGGGTACGAGGAGATCTGGGGGCAGTCGCTCGACGACATCCGCAGGCGGTACGACGACGGGTTCTTCGACACCCTCCACCCCGACGACAGGGCGGCGTACCGCGAGTTCGTCGAGCGGGTCGCCGACGAGGTGACCGCCGGCGCCGACGCGGACAGCTACGACATCGAGTACCGGATCGAGCGGCCCGACGGCGAGGTCCGGTGGGTCCGCTCCGAATACTACCCCTTCGAGTGGGGCCAGGGGCCGGTCCGGATCGTGGTGGTGACCCGTGACATCACCGAACGGAAGCGGGTCCGGCGGAACCTCCGGACGATCGCCGAGCGGGTCGACGAGGCGATCTATCTCTCCTCGCCGGACAAACGCGAGGTGTACTACGCCTCGCCGTCGTTCGAGGACCTCTGGGACCTGCCGATCGAGCGGGTGTACGACGACCCGCAGGCGTTCATCGACCGCGTCCACCCCGACGACCGCGAGTGGTTCCGCGAGGAGTACGACCGGATCCGCGCGGACCTCACCGACCCCGACCGGGAGCCACAGGACACCTACGAACTGGAGTACCGGGTCCGTCACCGCGACGGCGAGGTCCGCTGGATCGACGTCCGCGGGTATCCGGTCACGGACGAGAGCGGCTCGGTCGACCGGTGGATCGCGGTCAACCGCGACGTGACCGACCGCAAGGCCCGGGAGCGACGGATCGCGTCGTTCGACGAGGCGACCGAGGACCTGACGACCGCCGACTCGACGGCGGAGGCGGCTGAAACGGCGGTCGCTGCGGCCAGGGAGACGCTGGAGCTGCCCGCGGTCGGCGCGTTCCTCTACGACGACGGCGCCGGCGTCCTCCGCCCGGAGGTGCTCGCGGGGGCGCTCTCGGAGACGGAGGCGAACCCGGTTGGGCCGAACGACGGACCGCTCTGGGAGGCGTTCGCGTCCCGGACGGTCGTCGGGCCCGACGACGCCGAGCGCGATGTCGGAGGCGACGACCGACCGGCAGCGCCCGGCGGCGTCGACGACCTCGCGGCGTGGCGCGCCATCCCGCTGGGGACGCACGGCGTGCTCGTGGTCGGCTCGCCGGACGGAACGCTGGGGTCGGACGTCGTCCAGACGGCGCACGTCCTGGCGGCGACCCTCGAAGCCGCGCTAGCGCACCTCCAGGGACAGAAGCGCGTTGCGGATCGGGAACAGCAGCTCCGAACCCAGACGGAACGGGCCGAGCGGCTGGATCGGATCGCCCGGCTCACCCGCCGGGTGGAGGCCGCAATCACCGAGGCGACGAGCCCCGGAGAGATCGAGCGGGCGGTGTGTGACCGGCTCGCCACCTCCGGACCCTACGACCTCGCGTGGGTCGGCGGCGTCGAGGTGGGTGCCGACCGCCTTTCCTGCCGGGCCGTCTCGGGTGAACCCGAGGAACATATCGACGCGATGCGCCTGCGGACCGGCGAGGAGCGGGCCGACCCTCACCCCGCGGTCAAGGCGTGGCGAACCGATTCGGTGCGGACCGCAAACTCCCTGGTCGGCGGCGGCCCGGCGAGCGAGTGGCGGCAGCGCGCGCTGTCGGCGGGCTACCAGTCGCTGTGTGCCGTGCCGCTGACCTACGACGGGGTGACCCACGGCGTGTTGACCATCGGGACCGACGCCCCGAACTCCTTTGAGGACCGGGAGCGGGAGACGCTCGCACAACTCGGCACGTCGATCGCGAACGCGCTGGCGGCGATCGAGCGACGGCGGGCGCTGGAATCGGACGAAACCGTCGAACTGGAGTTCCACGGGCCGGGCGAGGACCTCCCCTTCGCGCGGGCGGCCGAGCGGGCGGGCTGTCGGGTACGTCTCCAGCGGACAGTTGCGCGCCAGACGGGCCCGTCGAGCGTCTACTACAGCTTCGAGGGGGCCGTCCCCGACGACGTCCCGGAGGTGGCCCGCCGGACGCTGCCGGGATCGGTCGATGTCGTCGACGACGGGGGGACGACGCTGGTCGAGGTTCGGGCCGACGAGTGGTTCGGGGCGCCGATCGCGGAGTACGGCGGGATGGTGCGGGAGGCGTCCGCGGAGCCGGACGGCACTACCATCAGGGTGGAAGTTCCGGGGGAGACCGACGTCCGTTCGTTCGCCGATCGGCTCCGGGAGGTCGCCCCCTCGCTCGAACTCGCGGCCAAGCGACAGCGGACCCAGGGGTCGAAATCGCCGACCGAACTCGCGGGGACGCTTCGGGAGGAGCTCACCGACCGGCAGCTGGAGGTGATCGAGACGGCGCTGTCGGCCGGGTACTTCGAGTGGCCGCGGGAACACGACAGCAGCGAGGTCGCAAGCCGGCTCGGGATCACCCAGCCGACGTTCAACAAACACCTCCGGGTCGCAGAGCGGGAGACCTTCGAGTTCCTGTTCGGGCCCGACGGCTGAGGGAGCGGTACGGTTACGCCTTCCCGGCCGTGTGCAACGCTGTCGGTGCGGTCCCGAAGAACGGTTCGAGCCCGATTGCCCGCAGCGCGTACACCGATTCGAGCCCCGAGTCCGGGGGGTCCGGAGCGGCGGCCGCTCGGTCGCCGGCGGTGGCCGCACTCCGAAGGCCGGTGAGCCGCTGCGCCCGACGGGCGCTGTAACCGTCGACCGCCGCCCGCACCGCCGACTCGGTCCGGGCGAGCGCCCACACCACCCCGAGTGCGTCCGTGATCCCGAGCGCCGCCCCCATCCCGGCGGCCGAGGCGGCCGGACACGCGGCGGGACCGCACCGTGCGATCCGGCCACACCCCCACCACCGGTCCGGAAGCGGCGGCTCCGGAAGGGGGGCGAACTCGCTGCGTACCCCTTCGAGTGAGTCGGCGCCGGGAACGTCGAAGGGAACCCGGTCGTCGGCCGCGACCCGACGCCGGATTCCGTCGACGGTGGCCTCAGTCTCCGACGTCGTGATCCGGACGACTGCGTCGGTCCCCCCGACTCCGGGGAGGCGCCGAACCGCGACCGCCGGCCCCCGGACCTCCTCGACCGCACTCCCGCCGCTCCCCGCCGAGTGAGTCGCCTCGTACCGTACGAGCGACCGTCGTTTGACGCCGTGTTCGGGTCGCGTAGCCGCCCCACAGGCGTCGACGGCCAGGTCGAAGCACTCCCTGACGCCGTCGCCGAACGTCGCCGCCACGCCGTCATCGCCCGGCGAGAGCGATCCGACCGTGCGTCCGTCGGCCACGGCCGCGTCGTCGATCCCGTCGCGGAGGATCCGACGGAGTGTCCGTGTCGGGACGACGACC of the Halobellus ruber genome contains:
- a CDS encoding FAD-dependent oxidoreductase, translated to MPFDRGGPERTASEAQSDRRVRGHSSNDPVDGTAATDRIPRPSWVPTDGVIAPSHDRQVLVVGTTPTGLTLARLLRAAGYDPVLARGSDATHPARITYLPPAAVEVVGALDLGERLLDRARRITRATVRVARGDGDRRGEPGGSEPGTPDRAPPVVVPTRTLRRILRDGIDDAAVADGRTVGSLSPGDDGVAATFGDGVRECFDLAVDACGAATRPEHGVKRRSLVRYEATHSAGSGGSAVEEVRGPAVAVRRLPGVGGTDAVVRITTSETEATVDGIRRRVAADDRVPFDVPGADSLEGVRSEFAPLPEPPLPDRWWGCGRIARCGPAACPAASAAGMGAALGITDALGVVWALARTESAVRAAVDGYSARRAQRLTGLRSAATAGDRAAAAPDPPDSGLESVYALRAIGLEPFFGTAPTALHTAGKA
- a CDS encoding PAS domain S-box protein, yielding MNRAKGRTLRIGAVGGGRVGDALPDRTDDPPTGLVVEALPPTADPGTFDTDRFDCVLVDGTADGVDAAETAVRYERETPLPAVALVDDWASDRVADALSTGVDAALPRELLETDPEAVADRVASAADADAPDPVADRERRSVLFENNPDPVIRIRFENDEPIVRSVNPAFESVFGFSPEEIIGESLVDVLVPPADRPDHDRIRSRVQRGEPLEMEATRLTATGPREFLFRVIHFAAPDAESDTEAYVWYTDVTERKRRERLVRRVYDSTERIQNADSERAVCAATAEAARSVLDLDAPACWIASEEGRLTPVAGATSRWSVGDGPADGGPEAALDSGEVTTVGPEETGPDGADGGVFVPLGDHGVLGATAGADGVDDVTLDAVRILTRHAATALDRVENRREIRESERRFRLIAERIEEVIFLSEPDFSEVFYVNDAYEEIWGEPVERLYEEPRSFVDRIDERDRETFESEFAAMLDDIEAGEADDRYVFEYRVRPDPDEVRWVRATGYPVEVGDETRFVGVVEDITERRELEATYRGIFENVSDGLVVHHPETGEIRDVNEQFCEMNGYDRQQLIGETVDVVTGPDHGYEQARDRIRAAREEGPQLFEWRNRTADGETFPVEVHLSVVEIRGEERVLGSVRDITERRSTERRLSEVLDRIDDAVYITPAANLATAESGPDYLSGGYEEIWGQSLDDIRRRYDDGFFDTLHPDDRAAYREFVERVADEVTAGADADSYDIEYRIERPDGEVRWVRSEYYPFEWGQGPVRIVVVTRDITERKRVRRNLRTIAERVDEAIYLSSPDKREVYYASPSFEDLWDLPIERVYDDPQAFIDRVHPDDREWFREEYDRIRADLTDPDREPQDTYELEYRVRHRDGEVRWIDVRGYPVTDESGSVDRWIAVNRDVTDRKARERRIASFDEATEDLTTADSTAEAAETAVAAARETLELPAVGAFLYDDGAGVLRPEVLAGALSETEANPVGPNDGPLWEAFASRTVVGPDDAERDVGGDDRPAAPGGVDDLAAWRAIPLGTHGVLVVGSPDGTLGSDVVQTAHVLAATLEAALAHLQGQKRVADREQQLRTQTERAERLDRIARLTRRVEAAITEATSPGEIERAVCDRLATSGPYDLAWVGGVEVGADRLSCRAVSGEPEEHIDAMRLRTGEERADPHPAVKAWRTDSVRTANSLVGGGPASEWRQRALSAGYQSLCAVPLTYDGVTHGVLTIGTDAPNSFEDRERETLAQLGTSIANALAAIERRRALESDETVELEFHGPGEDLPFARAAERAGCRVRLQRTVARQTGPSSVYYSFEGAVPDDVPEVARRTLPGSVDVVDDGGTTLVEVRADEWFGAPIAEYGGMVREASAEPDGTTIRVEVPGETDVRSFADRLREVAPSLELAAKRQRTQGSKSPTELAGTLREELTDRQLEVIETALSAGYFEWPREHDSSEVASRLGITQPTFNKHLRVAERETFEFLFGPDG